GACAATGCGAGCTGCATTCgcattgcatttatttctaCAACATAGACATATTACAAGACTTCCCTTTCTATCGATGCTGCAGAAGAgtgcgttaaaaaaattgtatcgtGTCTCGAGGTTTCTTTACATGCAATGCGATAAAGATTTGGTATGTCGGTTAAGCGTGGAACTGGCATCAAAAATACTATATTCTCTCCGCTCAAGTGGCGAATACGTTCACTGTGGCAATATATTTCGTACATTATTTGTTCTTGTGAGCGTTAAGCTAGGCCACTCTAGCGACGAACATGTGACACGTGTacgttaaaacatttaaaactcAGTTAAAagtcttttataatatatcacttGAGTTATAACTAAGCACAGCGGATTTTTAGCGAATAATTTTCCTAGCGGATTCTTCACATAAATTAACGAACGTTACCTATTGCACAATTATCCGTACTGTACACATGTTAAACGCTGCGGTAAAAGGTAACTGAAACGCGAATTAATCTCTAGCACACAAACGTCTGACGACAAAATCCTTAAACTACTAAACGCACGCGACGGAACCTTCGCGCGACTTAACTTAAAATATACAGCGCGATTTCGACGGAATTGAAATATCAATTTCGAAAGTCTCTTACCACAGTCATGTTAACGATCGGGCACGTCGTATGTACAATTACTCACAATCCGATCGTGGGTGTGTCTGATGCAGGCAGCGTGAAATAAGTTCGTGTGCACAACACTTTCGGGAACGATCGCGCATTAGAATCCGTCCAGACGGATGAGAAGAGCGACGATTACCGTGGCGCCGGCCTCCTTAGTCGCCCACTTGCTGGATTCGCAGTGCGGATCGGTGCCGTCCTTGTCGCCGGGACTGATCGTGTAAGAACCGGGTCTCACCAACAATTGAAACACCGTCGATGCGTTCAGCTTCTTATTCGATTGCGTATCGATGTAGCTGCGAGATTGCAAATTAGATTAGCATCCAGCAAAACGAAGATGcacacagaaaaaaaaaaaacgtggaaAATCATCGAGTACTTACGGGTACTTTCTAGTGAATTCATCGGATGCCGCGTACTTGATGCTAGGCGAGAACGACACTTGGGGGTTTTGATCCTCACTTTTTACACCTGCTGTCAAGTTGTTCACGTCTAGCTGCTCTTTGGTCATAAGCTCTCCTCTGTCCAAGATCAACCTAAGCGGGCggtatgtatattaaatacgaCAAAATGACGAGAGAGCGATAGTTCTGAGACTGAAAGTTCGCGGCGCTTTACCTTATTGCGTCGAGGCGTATGCCGTAGAACGCAACGTGCCACTTGTCCGTCGTGCTCTGCGGAATCTGATTGGCATTGATGCTCTGTTTCAACGGGAACCTGGCCCAACCGATCGGTATCGCAAACTCCGCCGGCGGCTCGCCCTTCTTACAGATCGCATTGTCGCCGTCCACCTTGTAACACGCGCTGCAGTAGCAGAGTATCTCGTCGGCGGAGAAGAACTCGTCCGGCAGCACAAGCGACTTCTTCAGCTGCATGCACGCCTTCAGATAGTCGCACTTGCGCGACGACGTGACGACGGTGGACCCGAGGGGGGTGGACGGTAACGACGGTATCAACGTTATCGAGGACGCGTTGTACGGCGCGATCGCCGTCGTGTTCTGGCTCGGAGGTACGACGTTGCCGTTGAAGGAGTTGTCGCGAATCAACGCGGCGTTGTCGCGATCCGCGTACGGTGCGCGCGACTCGTGGAAGCCGGAGCAAGCATTGTTGGGCAGATCCGAGAGATTGTTCGGCTGCGCGCCGCCTACACTATTCACTTGACTATTGGACGCTATGCTTTCATTAATCGCGTTGTTGGCATTCGTCGCGGTGATCGCCGCGCTCAGATTAGTCATGTTGCTCGCGCTGGCAACCATGCCCTTCTGTATATTAATGTTCGTCGCGTTGTTTATTTCTACGTTTGTACACTCATTTCTAATACTTAAGACGTTAACGAGCGCGCGATTGCCCGCGTCGAGATTCGACTCGCTCGAGTTGTTTTCGGATTGGTTGTTCAACGGCGGTCCGGCGTTGTCCGGATACGCTCTGTTCCTGGCGCTTCGCGCGTCGTTGCTCAACTCGGAGCCCGAGTCCGAGTTGTTACTGTCGATACTCGATACCGTGGCTTTGTTCTCTATACTGTTGTTCGCTAGATTCGCGCTATTGTTGCTGCTGAACGTCAAGTACTCAGCCTCGAGATTGCCGTCTCTGGCGCTGGAGCTGCACTGGCTCGGCACACTCGGAGACGTCGAAGACGGCGAGAGGTCCGACGAGGTGGTTGCCATCGCGTTCTCCTTCTCGTGACACTCTAAATCGGCTTTCTCGCGCGAATTTTCCACGTCCTCCGTTTCCACGCTCACGCACTCGATGGGAGCCGTTAGCGCGTTGTCGATAGCAACGCTCGCGTAGGAAGACTCCTCGCTGAGTCCCGTGATAGACACTTGCTCGCACTGTCCGTACAAGTCGATCACGGCGAAGACGTACGGCGGTAAATCAGTCGCGGCCACACCCTGATCCACGCCGTTGATGAACAGGTGCAGCCGATTGTCCTCGTCGATCAGCAGACTCACGGTCGAATTGCATTGAAGATTCTCCAGGCCGGCGCCGTACTTTGTCTTCACTCGCATGCCGTTGTGGAATATCCAGTCGCTGCAGATGATCCACGAGTGCTTCTTGAAGCCCAGCGCCGTCAGCGGAAAGCTCGTCTGCTTCTCCGGCACTATGCAGGAAACACCGCAGAGGATATTCGACACCCACCGTTCGTTCAGCTTTTCTATCTTCACCTGGAACGGCTTGCCCTTTATCAACGGACGACTGGACATCACCACGCCCTGATTATAACTCGCCACCCGTCTGGCGATCGTCATCGTTTCCAACTGAATGTTCCTGCCGTGATTCTCGTGGAATTCGTAGATCCAATCGCCGTCGCTGGCGATCGGGACAGTGGCGGCGGGCTGCGTCGGCGTCAGCGTCGTCTCGTTCATCAGCTTTCCCTCGGACACGTCGATAGACGTGTCCATTACCCCGTCGTTTCTCAGCGGCATCGGGTCCAGCACGAGTTCCAGCGAATCCTGCAGCCTCAAACTGGCATTGGGAGATATCGCGGGGTTTTGTTGCTTGCTGCTGGTGATGTTTACGGCCACGGTGCTGCCGAACAGCTCTATAACCGCGTACACCATCTCTGGCACGTCGAATGCCGCCACGCCCATGTCTTCGCCGTTTATGTAGAACTTCAGATTGCCCTCGTGCGTGCGCTTCACACCGATCTTGTCTTTCACGCGCAACCAATCCAGACTTGTGCAATAGTTGGAGGCGAGTGCGTAACCCATGTGTCTCACTTCGTTGCCGGTCAAGTACCAGGCGTCGCCAGGAATGGACGTCATGCCGGGCACGAGGTTCATCGATGTCAGCCAGTTGCCTGTCTCGTGACTCAAGACGCCTATCCTCAAACAACCGCTCCACTCGCGCGCTACCTCCTGAATGGCGATCTCAAATAGTTCGTTATTTTCAAGCGCTGTCTCGCTCAACAGCACGGCGTTGTTGTACTCTCTGCACCTGGTCGCCACCGTTCTATCGCTGTTCAGCTGAATGTTCAACCCGACCGATTCGTGGAACTTGTGTAAAATCTCCGTTTGCGCCTGAGGCTGGATCACTGAGGTCGGCTGTTGACTAATACTGTTCTCCGATGGCAGATACTGTTGAGTCAGAGGATCTCGGCGCTCAGGCAACACAATCGTCACCTGAGATagataataaacatattggaatTGATATGCTAAAACGCACGATTGGTCTTATTCAACTtgattttggaaaaaaattccaaGTTTTTAGGCATTTTCGTTCAAATCTCTAATTTCTTCAGGCAAAAAAGAATTCCAGATTTTcaaggtttttttttcaagtagtAGATTATTATCAGGCAAGTGTGTTTGTCATACCTGTGCACATTGACCGTACAAATCGATCACCGGATAAACGTTTGGCGGTAAACCCGTACACGCGGAACCTTGATCCACGCCGTCCAGAAAGTAATGTAAGGAAGAGTCTGAACATCGCATCATTCCGATTCGGTTGCCCTCCACCAATTTATCCAGATCACAGGCGTAATTATTACGCAACGAGACACCATCACGCATCACCGTCGATCCGGAAAGCATCCACGTGTCGTGATCAATATCCGTCATTGTAGATGGAAACTCCAATTCGTCAGGTTTTATTACAGTAACACCTTTAAGCAATTTTGTCATCAAAAAAATCATAGAAAAACTCTCACTATATTGAACAAATATAACTAAACATTTCGCGGCGGTTACCTGCTTCTATAGCGCCAGACCATCTGGCGACCATCTTATCTATCGTCACCTCGAACATCTCACCGTCGCGTAGCGCGCGATTCGCAATCACGATGGCCTCGTTGAATTCGCCTAAAGCTCGCGGCCTGGACGCCGTCAAACCATTGTTTGTGATTCGTGCATTTTTACCGTGCACATGATGAAACCTTAGATCGCTGTCGAtagatttacataatatttctataaattatacatcatCCGAATGGACAATAAAATCGTGAGCCAGTACGAGATATCGAGATGCACCGAGCATTAAGAATTCGTACCTGTACAACGTCGTATTGCTAAAACTAGAATTATTCGTGGTGGGACTGTAGAAGTCCACGCTATCCACTATGGTGGCTTGGGCGGCTTGCCCGTAGAGATCGATAACGCCGTAGACTCTCTCCGGCACGTTTATCGCGGCCGCTCCCTGATCCGCGCCGTTTACGTAGAAATGCAGCGTTGCATTGTCCTTCCGCATTACGCCCACGCGGTCCCAGATGTGCAGCCGGTCCAGATTCTGACCGTACTGATCTATCATAGTGGTGCCGTTGTGCATTACGCCGTTGCCCGTCATCATCCACGTGCCAGATCTGCAAACAATAAGAACCACCTTCGAGCAATAACATAAGCGGATAAACAACTCACCGCacatgtctctctctctctctttctcttcgcgATTGCACATACAATTGTTTAAAACTGACGTACGTCCTTACCTACCTAACGTTTGTCATGGTAAATGGAAACTCAAGCTCTGTCGGAGAATGAGTAGTGACTCCTATCTCAATGGAGCCAGCCCACTTGGTGACAATTTTGTCCAACCGCACCTCAAACAATTCATTAGGCTTCAACGGTCTCGAGGTTAATACCACGCCATTATTGAAATCATCTATGGCACTACAAAAGATTCATGTCTCTGATTAAAAAGTGATGTGCGCTTTCAAGGAATCTGTCAAACGTAACGAATCTCCGCTTACTTAGGCCTGTGCGCTGTACGCCCGTTGTTGATCACATCAGCGTGTGTGCCACAACAAGGATGAAACAGCAGCCTGTCAGGTACTTCCTCTTCTCCAACTTCTACAAAGagcattattataatttctaatatcgtGGGATTATTGCGTGTCGAGTTTGTTTTCCACAGTTTTTCgcgcattatttttcaacgatTCTCTTGCTAGATCAGAATCGATTTTTCTCACAATTAGCAAAAATGATCACCTTCACTATCCAGACCCTGCAAATGCAACGTGTTTCTTCTAGTAACTAGATTTTGCTCTTCCCTTTCGTCGCGATCGACAATAGTCACTTTCACGGTCATTCCGTAGAGATCTATCACGCCCCACACTCCGGTGGGTACTTTGGCAGCGATACCTTGATCCAGACCATTTATTAAATAGTGAAGATCTCCATTACTGTGCCTGATCATTGCCACGCGGTCTCCTTCCTAAAAAGAACGAGATGCAATGAagtattgaaagaaaaagaagaatgtagattcatttttttatgattttggCTTCATCGTACTCTCAATTCGTCTAAGTTAAATTCTCCGTATTCCCGCTGCGTGCCTTTGCCGTTCGTTAAAATACCACAGCCAGACATCATCGTTGTACCGGAGCGCATATTTGTCATCGTCGCCGGAAATTCTAGCGCAGTTGGGCTGTGAGTGGTAACTCCGACTTCTATGCTGCCCGACCATTTGTAAACCAGCCGATCTATTCGTATCTGTAACAGCCAAGTGATAGTTTGCAATTCAGTGTAAATgattttgatgtaaaattacaatagCGAAGAAATTGCATTCGTTACCGATTGCTATCGGAATTTGTGTATAAATGCTATCTCGCAGCTAGTagctaattttatatatgcgtATTTGGCTGCTTACTTCAAACAATTCGTTATCCCGTAGCGGTCTGTGAGTCATTACAACCCCATTGTTAAATTCATCCAATGGTCTCCGTCTCTCGGCAACTCTCGCGTTATTGGACAATTTCACCAACGTTCCGACTCTCTCGTGAAATCTTAATCTATCTTCTCTTATAGCGGCGGGAGTTGGATTTTTCGGCaaattaacatttacattGACGCTTAAATTAACGTTTAAGTTAGCGACTAGATTTGTTGTTGAGGAACTGGAGGTTTCCCCCATAgtataatcattattaatctCGACTTCATCTTTCGGCACGTTACACAAGGCGGCAAGTCTAGGATGAGATGCGCTGACTTGTATACAATTACCATACATATCTATAACAGCATAAACATACTCCGGAATGTTGCTGACAGCAACGCCTTGCGAAACACCATTTATGTAGAATACCAGCTCATGCTATAATCACAGACAGACCATTATCATTAATCAATATCTACAGTAATaaagacaattaaaaaaattgcgaattaCATTGGACGTCCGCATTACTCCTAAAGTATTCCCCTCCTTCAGATCTTTTAAATCGTACGTGCCGTACATTTCCACAATTCGATCTCCATTGTGAACTATGCCAGAGCCAGTCATAATCCACGATCCATGGCGAAGCTTTATAGCGCATGATGGTATTTCCAGAGTCTCTGGATCGCATTCCGTTACTCCAATTTCTATACTGCCGCACCATGCTCTCACCtgcataacattaaaatacatatactattttcagaaataaacaTAATCAATAGTggcaatattaaattcttaaaaatatgcaattgtaAGTTTTCTTAACAAGCAATGCACCCACTTGCAATATACCCTCAAAGAAATGAAACCAACacaatttgagaaataaaacaaacacAAGCTTTTAACGAGatgaaatgaataatatagaatgttatatttattgacaCAACACTGCACttgtatttcatattttgtaattattttgcatcgATACTGAGCTTTGTTCTAGCTGTGTGAAATAACGAGCCACTTGATAGATGCAGAAATATTGCACTGTGTTGCGGGACGCGCACGCGGTCGCGCGAGCATCTCTCGGGGGCGGTGTGTGTACCTTTTTGTCGATAGTGACTTCAAACACCGCGTCATCCTGGAGCGGCTCCAGACTGAACACCAGACCATGGTTGTACTCGGAGGAGTTGCGCGTGGCCGTGCAGTTGTTGTTGCTGAAAGTGACACGATGTCCGCATCGCCGGTGGAACATGTCGAACGCAGATCACCCTTTTATATCGCGCACGGACCGTGATCGGTCGACATACCACAGCACGCCGCGCCGCCGCCGAACCCGACGCATTGTCGCCCTTCGCCCTCCACCGCCTTCATACACGCGCGACTGCGgctttcaaatatatatatatataatacgatGGACCAagcatttattcatttttgcaTCACACAGTACTTTTCGGCACGATAGAAAATGAAACCGAAAGCTTGACAGGTTCGTATTTTAAAGCTTTACTGAGAAAGATAGTTGGTTTGTAAGCCTACATCTTGTTCTAGCTTGATAAGAatgaaatatagaattaaaatcatGTCACTCCTCTCAAACTATGTGTCAACCTTTGATTTTCACTTTTTGGATGAAATACTCGATTAAATAAACTCTATTTCattgattatttatgtatgtatatgtacatgtgTCATTCAACTTACTTCAGTTACTTTGCACGGCTTGCACTTCTTAGGGCAGGGACGGCGAATCTTTTTGTGCTTAAGcgccaaaaaattaaaaaaatatataacaatggATGACGTGCCAAAGGcacgtattattaaaaaaaactaaatttttataaattaagaacaacatttgttttaataatattaataatgcctaaatatttattcaaattttaaaactattatgttcaaatattattttgaattagaTGATTTGaaggaattaaaataaaattgattttgtacgataaattttttgcgtaacaacaaaattttctcgcaTGCTCGGGTTCCTAACCCTGATTTAGAGTATATCCATACAAACTTGCATAGCACATACGTATAAGAAAATGGATTGGTCTCTGAGAAGATGCATAAGGTATATCTAGATTCTGGATACACCTTTACAGTGATGACAGAATGGAGATCCGGTTCCGCGTAAACcgtaataagaaaataatgcatataattacatattattttcggAATAAAATCTAACGTGTActtcaaaatttgtattaattatctgattaaataataatttaaaaaaaatttattatctcttaTGAAGTATTTTAAgctatatataaacaaaaacaaaaactgACAGATCGCGGTCGTTAAAATGGAAGATCACATGGGAGCCGACGAGTTTTGCAAGCGAGCAAAATTCTATAGTTAGATGTAAATGCCTCCCCGCTCTGTCTTCCCGAACGACAACGGCTtacactcttttttttccgcagAGAAATCCACGAAGTGCTGGAATAATCTGTAGCTGAAAATAAACACGGAACCAGTGTAGGAGCGGTTGCTCCTTTAATCTATAGAGCATTATAGAACGGCTTGCATGCTCAGGAACTGTCGCGGCATGTCCTCCCTCGTGCAAATAGACGGCAGTTTGGGTGAAGGAGTAAGTATTACACGGGAAATAATCCACAAATGTTGTAATTTTTGCATTgatgtaagataattttaggttatatgtttaaatgtgataaatatcTCAAACCATGAGCagtatttcaaacattttatctctgtgtgtattttataaatagttttagatatatttgatgtctgaaatattttacactgtAAAGTTTACTTTCTATTTAGCCAATATAAATGGCTTATACGCACAAAtcctaaaattattattttttaattaagtacaatgttttgatttttatttaggGTGGACAGGTGTTGAGAGTTGCCCTCTCTTTGAGCACACTTTATGGAATCCCcattgaaattgaaaacatACGCGCTGGAAGACCTAAGCCTGGTCTTGCGGCCCAACATTTGAAAGGTATGGttacaatgtaaaaataagatttgatATTTGCTCattgtaattatgtaaaatataaaaatttcaattttacgtACTGTTACAGGCATGGAACTAGTCAAAGAGATGTGTAATGCTCAAGTCAGAGGGGGATACGTAGGATCAACACGATTGGAATTTCGTCCTGGTCCATTAAATAAGAACAAGAGGGAGTTTGTAGCAGACACACAGACCGCTGGATGTATTTGCTTATTGGCTCAAGTAGCTCTGCCATGTGCTCTGTTCTTTCCCTGTAATGACACAATCACACTTATTCTTAAGGGTGGTACAAACGTTCCTATGGGCCCTCACATAGAATATCTGACAGAAGTGTTCAAGCcagtgttaaataaattcggAGCAGactttgattttataattagtcggaggtatataatatattcagcTCTAATTGTACTTGATCTTGACATTTTCCATGTTACATGatttatactaaaattaataacaaatggAGGGGGTATTATCCAAAGGGAGGAGGTGAGGTGCACTTACGCATAAAACCGATCAGTAGCTTAAATGCAGTTACTTTAACTGATCTCGGAGTTCCGCGAGGAATAACAGGATGGTCTTACGTGGCCGGAgcagttaatataaatgtatgtcaTTCATTTGTTTGAaaactttaaacaaattttgtatcattaacaatttattttataggaaGCACATAAAATGGCCAACGACGCAAAGactattttaacaaataaattagcaAGACACAACATTCGAGTACCACCAGTTACAATCGAAGCTTACAGGGAGGATAGAGCGATGGCTGTTGGAAACGGGTCTGGTATTaagtaagaaattattaaagttcttttataaattctatacattaagtataaataaaaaattttaaaaatatgaatgaatATCAGTATAGTGTGCAACACTAGTACCGGATGCGTTCTCGGCGGCTCTGGTTTAGGCTCTGGGCGCCGTGAGGAAACACCGCCAGGTGACATAGCAGCTAATGAAATCTTGAAACCGCTGCTAACAGGAGCTTGTGTCGACGAACATATACAGGATCAGGTAAGCATATCATAGTTCCGAAAAGACgttcaattttcaaaaattattgcgtttaaaaattattttaaatcatttattacagatgataattttaatggcATTGGCGAAGGGCACTTCGAGAATTAAAGTCGGAGACAAGAAGCTCACTTGCCATACGGAGACTGCCATGCAGGTTGCGGAAATGATGTTAGGTAAACGCGGACTTTCTTTCAATCTGTCGGAAAGCGCCGAAGGCGGGGATACTTCGTCTTACGTTCTAGAGTGTCAAGGATGTGGACTGATTAACGACAGTCTTAAACAATGATTATACGAAgctttatcttaatttatcgTTGTGATTAACAATTTCGACTTAAGTATATtgattaacaaataattgatttttccaTTTATCATCACATATAAATTGCAACATTAACATCAACATTCTCACATATGTACATGAATTCTTAATATTCTTAGATATTTCTAGAATTcatacaaatattgaaaacattaaaataaatatatttcattcgtAATTGCGTTATACAATACACTGTAATTTGTTTGCTAAATCACAATTGTTTGATGCATTGTATCTTAAAATTAACGGATATCAAACATGAGAAAAGAGTTTTTCGCATCTCTAAATGATTGAGCACGGACTCATCATATTGTAGAAAACATTCTTGcttatatacatacacgtacagtttaatataatatgtatactCAAAGTGCATTCCGATTTTGAAATGGATTATTTACACGCACgtatctgtaaaaaatttactcttgagaattattacaaaactATTCTTGTTTTTCTCTAAAAAGCGGTTCGACTGTCCGTAGGAACTCCTTTTCGAAGAGCTGGCCTGAGAAACGATTTACAGACGATCTGCAAAGAAAAGTTTACATAGAAATTCCTTTTTACctcattttgttataaaattacgaaCATCTATTTGATTATTCTTACCTGGCGGCAATTCTAATAGCGCTTCGTTCGTCTGGATGCATGTGTACAATGTACGATATTATTTCAGCGTATTCCATTTCGTCCTGCGCCAGGAAACCGGTCACACAACCCTCTTGCATTTCTATGATGTCTGCCCtaaaatcgtaaaatacgTTTTTGAAAGGAAATCGTTTTGCGTGAATCTTATTGCGCGAATAATTCCGGAAGTGGATCCAACAAACGCACCTTGGTCCACCAGAAGCATGGGCTATCATAATCAGCCCCGCGGCCATGCACTCCACAATGCTGATACCAAAGTGCTCATTCCACATTGTGTGCAGACCGATCATTCCTCTTTGCATTTCCGACACGAGTTCGGGATACGGTATATTCACTTTGAACTCGACGTTATCTTCCATGGCAAGGTGCTTGGCTAAGTCTTGCAAATCTTTGACGCGCGCTTCATCCTCGGCGTCTCGACAGGAACcgatgcaaattaatttgatcTAAGTAGTACGAtcgattataaaatgtattccCTACGTCGTGGTAAATCATTAGAGCTCACCTTTTCCCAGAGTTCCTCTTTGAGGATTGATCTTAATTCGAACATCGCCCTCAACATGAGCGGATGATTCTTTTCCGGCCTGAATTGCGCGACCGACACTATTCGTATGTGATCGCCCTTTTCCTCGTCACTGAGAAGTGGCAACGCGGTCAAATGCTCTACACTGCACGGGGGATATATTCGGTGTGTCTTCAGCGGGCATTTCCAGATAGAATTGATATGATCCTCAGTCCATGTCGAATTTACCATTATGATGTCGGCGCAACGGCCCATCCATCCATACAACTGAAATGATCCGCTATTAAACACGacagttttaatatataattttttttacaaaacgatTAGGCTGTATTTATATACTCACATATGCgaataatttatagtaaagAATCTTTGCCTTCGAGAAAAGTAAGAATTTGGCAATCAATCTATTATCGTTGTTCACAACGGTCCTTTTATGGATATATCTTATCATATCAGTCGAAATAATGGGATAGTGCGTGTATGATCCAACCAAGCAACCAGCCATATACTTGAATAAAGGATACGTGAAAGCATAACCCATTGTGTCGATGTATATGTCtgcaatttgtataaatattttgtatttttttttatccactCTGTGTATAGAAATTATAGAGCAGCATGCGtctattaaacaatttattgtcACCTGGTATATAACTGTTCAATGCTTCAAAACCCAACCAGACAGATCCCAGACTTTGTCCCAACAGCGTAAAATGAGAATATGTGGAAGGTTCCACCCATTTTCGTTTATACAAATAGACGAATTCAATATTCGGTCGCAATTTCATGTTGAACACCTTTTCAGTCCTCTCAAGAATCCATTCGCGATCAGCATCAAGATCACCAGTATATATCACTATATGTACATGAGGATATCTGGAAGTTTtcaatgcaaataataatgagtcaaatgataaaatatgattgataagaaaagtatatgtaCTTCTAAAATTTGAcagattatacattttttttttacattagatgTTATAACACATACTTATTTTGTATAGCCTGCACTACGGTCCAAAGCACTCTTTCGCCTCCACCACCTGCATTACAGTATGGATGAAAGATTCCAACAACTGTTCCTTTCTGCTGTCTCTCCTCGCGCttctttgcataaaattttttccattttgtgaataaaattGGCAAAAGG
This DNA window, taken from Linepithema humile isolate Giens D197 chromosome 7, Lhum_UNIL_v1.0, whole genome shotgun sequence, encodes the following:
- the Alg11 gene encoding GDP-Man:Man(3)GlcNAc(2)-PP-Dol alpha-1,2-mannosyltransferase isoform X6; the encoded protein is MKLRPNIEFVYLYKRKWVEPSTYSHFTLLGQSLGSVWLGFEALNSYIPDIYIDTMGYAFTYPLFKYMAGCLVGSYTHYPIISTDMIRYIHKRTVVNNDNRLIAKFLLFSKAKILYYKLFAYLYGWMGRCADIIMVNSTWTEDHINSIWKCPLKTHRIYPPCSVEHLTALPLLSDEEKGDHIRIVSVAQFRPEKNHPLMLRAMFELRSILKEELWEKIKLICIGSCRDAEDEARVKDLQDLAKHLAMEDNVEFKVNIPYPELVSEMQRGMIGLHTMWNEHFGISIVECMAAGLIMIAHASGGPRCVCWIHFRNYSRNKIHAKRFPFKNVFYDFRADIIEMQEGCVTGFLAQDEMEYAEIISYIVHMHPDERSAIRIAARSSVNRFSGQLFEKEFLRTVEPLFREKQE
- the Alg11 gene encoding GDP-Man:Man(3)GlcNAc(2)-PP-Dol alpha-1,2-mannosyltransferase isoform X5, whose translation is MREERQQKGTVVGIFHPYCNAGGGGERVLWTVVQAIQNKYPHVHIVIYTGDLDADREWILERTEKVFNMKLRPNIEFVYLYKRKWVEPSTYSHFTLLGQSLGSVWLGFEALNSYIPDIYIDTMGYAFTYPLFKYMAGCLVGSYTHYPIISTDMIRYIHKRTVVNNDNRLIAKFLLFSKAKILYYKLFAYLYGWMGRCADIIMVNSTWTEDHINSIWKCPLKTHRIYPPCSVEHLTALPLLSDEEKGDHIRIVSVAQFRPEKNHPLMLRAMFELRSILKEELWEKIKLICIGSCRDAEDEARVKDLQDLAKHLAMEDNVEFKVNIPYPELVSEMQRGMIGLHTMWNEHFGISIVECMAAGLIMIAHASGGPRCVCWIHFRNYSRNKIHAKRFPFKNVFYDFRADIIEMQEGCVTGFLAQDEMEYAEIISYIVHMHPDERSAIRIAARSSVNRFSGQLFEKEFLRTVEPLFREKQE
- the Alg11 gene encoding GDP-Man:Man(3)GlcNAc(2)-PP-Dol alpha-1,2-mannosyltransferase isoform X2, with the translated sequence MILILVICNILWILVLLPILFTKWKKFYAKKREERQQKGTVVGIFHPYCNAGGGGERVLWTVVQAIQNKYPHVHIVIYTGDLDADREWILERTEKVFNMKLRPNIEFVYLYKRKWVEPSTYSHFTLLGQSLGSVWLGFEALNSYIPDIYIDTMGYAFTYPLFKYMAGCLVGSYTHYPIISTDMIRYIHKRTVVNNDNRLIAKFLLFSKAKILYYKLFAYLYGWMGRCADIIMVNSTWTEDHINSIWKCPLKTHRIYPPCSVEHLTALPLLSDEEKGDHIRIVSVAQFRPEKNHPLMLRAMFELRSILKEELWEKIKLICIGSCRDAEDEARVKDLQDLAKHLAMEDNVEFKVNIPYPELVSEMQRGMIGLHTMWNEHFGISIVECMAAGLIMIAHASGGPRCVCWIHFRNYSRNKIHAKRFPFKNVFYDFRADIIEMQEGCVTGFLAQDEMEYAEIISYIVHMHPDERSAIRIAARSSVNRFSGQLFEKEFLRTVEPLFREKQE
- the Alg11 gene encoding GDP-Man:Man(3)GlcNAc(2)-PP-Dol alpha-1,2-mannosyltransferase isoform X4, which codes for MKREERQQKGTVVGIFHPYCNAGGGGERVLWTVVQAIQNKYPHVHIVIYTGDLDADREWILERTEKVFNMKLRPNIEFVYLYKRKWVEPSTYSHFTLLGQSLGSVWLGFEALNSYIPDIYIDTMGYAFTYPLFKYMAGCLVGSYTHYPIISTDMIRYIHKRTVVNNDNRLIAKFLLFSKAKILYYKLFAYLYGWMGRCADIIMVNSTWTEDHINSIWKCPLKTHRIYPPCSVEHLTALPLLSDEEKGDHIRIVSVAQFRPEKNHPLMLRAMFELRSILKEELWEKIKLICIGSCRDAEDEARVKDLQDLAKHLAMEDNVEFKVNIPYPELVSEMQRGMIGLHTMWNEHFGISIVECMAAGLIMIAHASGGPRCVCWIHFRNYSRNKIHAKRFPFKNVFYDFRADIIEMQEGCVTGFLAQDEMEYAEIISYIVHMHPDERSAIRIAARSSVNRFSGQLFEKEFLRTVEPLFREKQE
- the Alg11 gene encoding GDP-Man:Man(3)GlcNAc(2)-PP-Dol alpha-1,2-mannosyltransferase isoform X1, producing MVLDCLITFIDQARAFINLAINMILILVICNILWILVLLPILFTKWKKFYAKKREERQQKGTVVGIFHPYCNAGGGGERVLWTVVQAIQNKYPHVHIVIYTGDLDADREWILERTEKVFNMKLRPNIEFVYLYKRKWVEPSTYSHFTLLGQSLGSVWLGFEALNSYIPDIYIDTMGYAFTYPLFKYMAGCLVGSYTHYPIISTDMIRYIHKRTVVNNDNRLIAKFLLFSKAKILYYKLFAYLYGWMGRCADIIMVNSTWTEDHINSIWKCPLKTHRIYPPCSVEHLTALPLLSDEEKGDHIRIVSVAQFRPEKNHPLMLRAMFELRSILKEELWEKIKLICIGSCRDAEDEARVKDLQDLAKHLAMEDNVEFKVNIPYPELVSEMQRGMIGLHTMWNEHFGISIVECMAAGLIMIAHASGGPRCVCWIHFRNYSRNKIHAKRFPFKNVFYDFRADIIEMQEGCVTGFLAQDEMEYAEIISYIVHMHPDERSAIRIAARSSVNRFSGQLFEKEFLRTVEPLFREKQE